A genomic stretch from Mastacembelus armatus chromosome 7, fMasArm1.2, whole genome shotgun sequence includes:
- the zhx3b gene encoding zinc fingers and homeoboxes protein 3 — protein MASKRKSTTPCMIPSKIIRPLDEVEQDAPVLLRQSKLPGGDRHSPLDPGESSKPEAGDNVKDGVGTYTCKPCNFETHDLNLFLDHVYTGHPDFRTDPSFFCVSCGVSAPKFEGLALHNARVHPSTINTTLQLRKRDRRVVVEQNLVTGTDSQKDSEISITKTPIMRMLKGKSEPKRIVVSHLVTDESASDPHATSASRETERKEPAAVTVTHVPTIVHNGTTKVTLPSAIQIVNGSGALPMLKTPITQVVSVVQNRSLHQSAPITASSNVSSTSSTSSSKNLPKVMIPLSSIPTYSASMDSSSFLKTSFSKFPYPTKAELCYLTVVTKFPEEQIKIWFTAQRLKQGISWSPEEIEEARRKMFNTIIQTAPSSSQNQTQSQPSPAQHTITVLPASLGATGIPHILQGSLVSQGGVIVTQPVMANGIQVNSAPVALAVTPKPQAAARPMMQARPAAALVADKGVSMVVGTVGSSSTGSNIISNSSRSGGGGSSSISSSQASVINLSLGSSDHSNGKVSSVNGKHSNGNADCNEKSNSNVTSHVNAKKTEISKGNTKTVQCDNKVITDSRNSTDRPVNSNSKTGSDGQKSKDTDSSIDSATTSTSTDDVEPTAGDSPTIKMEEASSPASKSSSPTPVAPSSSTPGSRTPVNAFLDPSFYKGKKSQEQLNALKHSFQVSQFPDQEEVDRLIALTGLTVREVRKWFSDRRYHFRNLKGTRTSTGAQNKSGTPTATKSSSSTPGSGTAGSANPVDLSEGGSNSGAKTPQHSSAPLSPSPTQTPTSPTTPSRRLPRPPSPDFTAIRYKEREPHQVKALEASFTQGPDPSGEEVDRLRSETKMTRREIHGWFADRRKRMAAEKKKEEAERAMREEEEVDEEERQREDSSGELKVNPIKINLKMLRVTEANGKAEGDESDSSALPLQVSTTPATSPGPTPSSTAKPSLSSTPTTKSSHSPKPTAARGKKTAEQLHLLKQVYARTQWPSAAQYDELISATGLPRPEVVRWFGDCRYVQKNGQLKWLEAYQNMTLEEDLQKGNTQILQDHLEMHGRLEESQLQELAQKSGLTTDLVQHWFSTKASLPRVEQTAAARSTGPRAVASGVAAESQTTGSSPLEPQPGGGMEVKMEQSVCGVTAEAEKATTDKTVNPTEGTN, from the exons ATGGCCAGCAAGAGGAAGTCTACTACTCCTTGTATGATACCTAGTAAGATCATACGCCCACTAGATGAAGTTGAACAGGATGCTCCTGTTCTTCTCCGTCAGTCCAAGCTTCCTGGAGGAGACAGACATAGCCCCCTTGACCCTGGAGAGTCTTCCAAACCAGAGGCAGGGGACAATGTCAAAGATGGTGTTGGCACTTATACATGTAAGCCTTGTAACTTTGAGACCCATGACCTTAACTTGTTCTTGGATCATGTGTACACTGGGCACCCAGACTTCCGCACAGACCCCAGCTTCTTTTGTGTGAGCTGTGGGGTCTCAGCACCCAAGTTTGAGGGACTGGCCCTACACAATGCCAGGGTACACCCCAGCACAATAAACACTACTTTGCAgctgaggaagagagacaggagGGTTGTGGTGGAGCAGAATCTGGTGACAGGGACAGATTCACAGAAGGATAGTGAGATTTCCATCACAAAGACCCCAATTATGAGGATGCTGAAGGGCAAATCTGAGCCTAAACGGATAGTAGTGTCTCACCTAGTCACAGATGAGTCTGCTTCAGACCCTCACGCTACCTCTGCctccagagagacagagagaaaagagcctGCTGCAGTCACAGTCACCCACGTTCCCACAATAGTCCACAATGGGACTACCAAGGTCACACTGCCCTCAGCGATCCAGATAGTCAATGGGTCTGGAGCGTTGCCAATGCTGAAGACCCCCATCACACAG GTGGTCTCAGTGGTTCAGAACAGGAGCCTTCATCAGTCTGCACCAATCACAGCCTCATCAAATGTTTCCTCCACTTCCTCAACTTCCTCCTCCAAAAATCTCCCCAAG GTGATGATTCCTTTGAGCAGCATCCCCACCTACAGTGCCTCCATGGACTCCTCTTCCTTCTTGAAGACCTCCTTCAGTAAGTTCCCATACCCTACAAAGGCTGAGCTCTGCTACCTGACCGTGGTCACAAAGTTCCCTGAAGAGCAGATCAAGATCTGGTTCACCGCCCAGAGACTTAAACAAGGCATCAGTTGGTCTCCTGAGGAGATTGAGGAGGCCAGGAGGAAAATGTTCAACACCATCATACAGACAGCACCCTCCAGCTCACAGAACCAGACCCAGAGTCAGCCCAGCCCAGCCCAGCACACAATCACAGTGCTACCTGCGTCACTTGGTGCCACAGGGATCCCTCATATCCTTCAGGGATCTCTCGTCAGTCAAGGAGGGGTAATTGTTACGCAGCCAGTAATGGCCAATGGTATCCAGGTTAACAGTGCTCCTGTGGCCCTGGCTGTCACACCAAAGCCCCAGGCAGCAGCCCGCCCTATGATGCAGGCCCGCCCTGCTGCAGCCCTGGTGGCAGACAAAGGCGTCAGCATGGTGGTGGGAACGgtgggcagcagcagcactgggaGCAACATCATTAGCAACAGTAGTAGAAGTGGGGGAGGGGGCTCTAGCAGTATTAGTAGCAGTCAAGCTAGTGTCATCAACCTTAGTCTTGGAAGCAGTGATCATAGCAATGGTAAGGTGAGCAGTGTCAATGGTAAACATAGCAATGGAAATGCAGACTGTAATGAGAAGAGCAACAGTAATGTTACCAGTCATGTAAATGCTAAGAAGACTGAAATCAGCAAAGGCAACACCAAGACTGTGCAGTGTGACAACAAAGTAATCAcagacagcagaaacagcacagacagaccTGTTAACAGTAACAGCAAAACAGGCAGTGATGGGCAAAAGAGCAAGGATACTGACAGCAGCATCGATAGTGCCACAACTAGCACAAGCACAGATGATGTTGAGCCCACCGCTGGTGACTCTCCAACCATCAAGATGGAGGAGGCATCTTCCCCTGCCTCCAAATCCTCTTCCCCCACTCCTGTAGCTCCTTCAAGCAGCACACCTGGGTCTCGGACACCTGTGAATGCGTTCCTGGACCCGAGCTTTTACAAGGGGAAGAAGTCTCAGGAGCAGCTCAATGCTCTGAAACATAGTTTTCAGGTCAGCCAGTTTCCTGACCAGGAGGAGGTTGACCGCCTCATTGCTTTGACTGGGCTCACAGTACGAGAAGTCCGAAAGTGGTTCAGTGACCGGCGCTACCACTTCCGCAACCTTAAGGGTACACGCACCAGCACGGGTGCACAGAATAAGTCTGGCACCCCAACTGCAACAAAGAGTAGTTCGAGCACACCAGGGAGTGGCACCGCTGGCAGTGCCAACCCGGTCGACCTTTCGGAAGGTGGCAGCAACTCTGGTGCAAAAACGCCACAGCACAGCTCTGCACCCCTGAGTCCATCTCCAACGCAGACTCCCACCTCACCCACCACACCTTCCCGCCGACTCCCCAGACCACCTTCTCCTGATTTTACAGCTATTCGCTACAAGGAGAGAGAACCCCACCAG GTAAAGGCACTGGAGGCCAGCTTCACCCAGGGCCCTGACCCATCAGGAGAAGAAGTGGACAGACTGCGATCTGAGACCAAGATGACCCGAAGGGAGATCCATGGTTGGTTTGCTGACAGGAGGAAGAGAATGGCAgctgagaaaaagaaggaggaggCAGAGCGAGcaatgagagaggaggaggaggttgatGAGGAGGAGcgacagagagaggacagctCAGGAGAATTGAAAGTCAACCCGATTAAAATAAACCTGAAGATGCTGAGGGTGACGGAGGCCAATGGCAAAGCGGAGGGAGACGAGTCGGATAGCTCCGCTCTACCGCTTCAGGTCAGCACCACGCCTGCAACCTCCCCAGGCCCCACTCCTTCATCCACCGCCAAACCATCCCTGTCCTCCACCCCAACAACCAAATCATCCCACTCTCCCAAGCCCACAGCTGCCCGAGGTAAGaagacagcagagcagcttCACCTGCTCAAACAAGTCTATGCCCGGACCCAGTGGCCCAGTGCTGCTCAGTATGATGAACTCATCTCAGCAACTGGACTGCCCAGACCGGAAGTAGTGCGATGGTTTGGGGACTGCCGTTATGTGCAAAAAAACGGTCAACTGAAGTGGCTGGAGGCGTACCAGAACATGACGCTAGAGGAGGACCTCCAGAAAGGGAACACACAGATCCTCCAAGACCACCTCGAAATGCATGGCAGGCTGGAGGAGTCGCAG
- the rab5if gene encoding GEL complex subunit OPTI → MTSSSKRKEESHLLNGGVKQSTWSKAFNSNAVWEEKDEFLDVIYWLRQIIAVILGVIWGVAPLKGFLGIAIFCIINAGVLYVYFSSFQQIDEEEYGGTWELTKEGFMTSFALFLVVWIIFYTALHFD, encoded by the exons ATGACGAGCAGTTCAAAGCGGAAAGAAGAAAGTCATCTGCTGAATGGGGGTGTAAAACAGTCCACATGGAGCAAAGCCTTTAACAGTAACGCTGTTTGGGAAGAAAAG gATGAGTTTTTAGATGTGATTTACTGGCTCCGACAAATTATTGCAGTAATCCTTGGTGTGATATGGGGTGTTGCACCATTGAAAGGATTTCTGGGAATAGCCAT ATTCTGCATCATCAATGCTGGCGTCCTTTATGTATACTTTAGCAGCTTTCAGCAGATCGATGAGGAGGAGTATGGTGGCACATGGGAACTCACCAAGGAAGGCTTCATGACAtcttttgctctgtttctg GTGGTGTGGATAATCTTTTACACAGCTCTACATTTTGACTGA